One Natronosalvus halobius genomic region harbors:
- a CDS encoding ABC transporter permease, translated as MSGGLLTRNAPHDGWLRERLTEFRLYVQPLVFLLVVWWAVSGLELVPRQALPTPVNVGEALVTLITEQELLGAIGTTITRVGMAFSIAVVVGFCIGMAMSQFRVVEWFFDPIISISFPIPKVTLVPIYVLWFDFGTVSTVALAATSALFPVAIATYNGTKAVNRELIWSAQSMGLSRVKTAMKVVLPAALPDILNGVQISLFLSFVVVIVAEMVMAGSGLGRVLIESVRFFQTPNAIAVVVAIAVFGLLFDKLLRMVRARLLWWTE; from the coding sequence ATGAGCGGCGGATTGCTGACCAGAAATGCGCCCCACGACGGCTGGCTCCGGGAACGACTCACGGAGTTCCGGCTATACGTGCAACCATTGGTGTTCTTGCTCGTCGTCTGGTGGGCCGTCTCCGGACTGGAACTGGTTCCACGACAGGCACTTCCCACACCGGTCAACGTCGGCGAGGCACTCGTAACGCTCATCACCGAACAGGAACTGCTTGGCGCGATTGGTACGACTATCACCCGGGTCGGCATGGCGTTCTCTATCGCCGTCGTCGTCGGTTTCTGCATCGGGATGGCGATGTCGCAGTTCCGGGTTGTCGAGTGGTTCTTCGACCCGATTATCTCGATTAGCTTTCCAATCCCGAAGGTAACGCTGGTGCCGATCTACGTCCTCTGGTTCGATTTCGGCACGGTATCGACAGTCGCGCTAGCCGCCACGTCCGCGCTGTTCCCCGTCGCCATCGCCACATACAACGGAACGAAGGCGGTCAACCGGGAACTCATCTGGTCCGCTCAGTCGATGGGATTGTCGCGCGTGAAAACGGCCATGAAGGTCGTGCTACCCGCTGCGCTGCCGGACATCCTCAACGGGGTGCAGATCTCCCTGTTCCTCTCGTTCGTAGTCGTGATCGTTGCGGAAATGGTGATGGCCGGCAGCGGTCTCGGCCGTGTCCTGATCGAATCAGTCCGGTTCTTCCAGACGCCGAACGCCATCGCGGTTGTCGTCGCTATCGCGGTATTCGGCCTCCTATTCGACAAGCTTCTCCGGATGGTACGGGCAAGGCTTCTCTGGTGGACAGAGTAA
- a CDS encoding dihydrolipoamide acetyltransferase family protein, whose translation MAADVKGTKVLYSWALRSKSEGSLQGASNNCPPTDSTAVHRATAQTHEYRDMQRQLELPDVGEGIAEGEIVRWLVGPGDQVTEDQPLAEVETDKAIVEVPSPIDGTVEALHAEEGEVVEVGSAIVTFAVDEADASTEDDKLTSTDETIRSDQPNTEADSSSAETDSDNASTAADQTIDNQEAAAPASQVVAPPRVKRLARELGVSIGALPGAADGKPVAEADVRAAGGQESQSMAVSARDPATELAPTPQLDSRSPAPQQPSTAGAGAGEKATTAESVTTPTETANREKTLAAPATRQLARELGVDIHAVPASEKRKGQAFVTPADVETFNDGDGTSQPSSPAGTSATHTGTDAAREERIPYRGIRRTIGNRMEQAKYTAPHVAHHDSVDVSNLASIRRDLADEVDDDVSLTYLPFVMKSVVSALQNHPEMNAVLDEDNEEIVQKHYYNIGVATATEAGLMVPVIRDVDQKGVAQLAREIDDVVHRARSREISPKELQGGTFTITNFGAIGGDYATPIINYPEAAILGLGTIKDRPVVVDDEVLPRATLPLSLSVDHRLIDGAIAASFTNDVKRSLSNPERMLLW comes from the coding sequence GTGGCGGCGGATGTCAAGGGTACGAAAGTGCTTTATTCGTGGGCTTTGAGGAGTAAAAGCGAGGGCTCGCTACAAGGTGCGAGCAATAACTGTCCGCCGACAGATAGCACTGCGGTCCATCGAGCGACAGCCCAAACACACGAATACAGAGATATGCAACGACAACTCGAACTCCCTGACGTCGGAGAAGGGATCGCGGAAGGTGAAATCGTCAGGTGGCTGGTCGGCCCAGGTGACCAAGTTACCGAAGATCAGCCACTAGCAGAGGTAGAGACCGACAAAGCAATCGTCGAGGTACCGTCACCCATTGACGGGACAGTGGAAGCACTCCACGCCGAGGAAGGCGAAGTCGTCGAAGTCGGGAGCGCTATCGTCACTTTCGCAGTCGACGAGGCTGATGCCAGCACAGAGGACGATAAGTTGACAAGCACCGACGAGACGATACGTAGCGATCAGCCAAACACAGAAGCTGACTCATCGTCCGCTGAGACCGACAGCGATAATGCGTCGACAGCGGCCGACCAGACAATCGACAATCAAGAAGCAGCTGCCCCGGCGAGTCAGGTCGTTGCACCACCACGGGTCAAGCGCCTGGCCAGAGAGCTGGGCGTTTCCATCGGTGCGCTCCCAGGAGCAGCCGACGGGAAACCTGTTGCGGAGGCTGATGTTCGGGCAGCTGGCGGGCAGGAATCCCAGTCGATGGCGGTATCTGCACGGGACCCAGCGACCGAACTGGCCCCGACTCCTCAATTGGACAGTCGATCACCGGCACCGCAACAACCGTCCACAGCCGGTGCTGGCGCAGGTGAAAAAGCCACCACGGCCGAAAGCGTCACGACACCGACTGAGACAGCTAATCGCGAGAAGACCCTTGCGGCGCCGGCGACGCGACAATTGGCTCGGGAACTCGGCGTCGACATCCATGCGGTTCCGGCATCGGAAAAGCGGAAGGGCCAGGCGTTCGTCACGCCGGCGGACGTCGAAACGTTCAACGACGGCGACGGAACGTCACAACCCTCGTCACCAGCTGGCACCAGCGCCACCCATACAGGCACCGACGCAGCGCGTGAGGAACGTATCCCATATCGCGGCATTCGTCGAACTATCGGCAACCGGATGGAGCAAGCGAAGTACACCGCACCGCACGTCGCTCATCACGATTCAGTGGACGTGTCCAATCTGGCGTCGATTCGGCGGGACCTCGCCGACGAGGTTGACGACGACGTTTCGCTCACTTACCTCCCGTTCGTCATGAAGTCAGTGGTTTCGGCGCTGCAGAATCATCCCGAAATGAACGCTGTGTTGGACGAAGACAACGAGGAAATCGTCCAGAAACACTACTACAACATCGGCGTGGCGACTGCGACCGAGGCCGGACTGATGGTGCCGGTTATTCGCGACGTCGACCAGAAGGGCGTGGCCCAACTTGCTCGTGAAATCGACGACGTCGTCCATCGTGCACGGAGCCGTGAGATCAGCCCCAAAGAGTTGCAAGGCGGGACTTTCACTATCACGAACTTTGGGGCCATCGGCGGCGATTACGCGACACCGATTATCAACTACCCCGAGGCGGCTATCCTCGGGTTAGGGACAATCAAGGACCGACCAGTCGTGGTCGACGACGAGGTCTTGCCCCGGGCGACGCTCCCTCTTTCTCTGTCGGTGGATCACCGACTTATCGACGGAGCTATCGCCGCATCGTTCACGAACGACGTAAAACGCTCGCTGAGCAATCCAGAGAGGATGTTACTATGGTAA
- a CDS encoding ABC transporter ATP-binding protein: MSTVTLGDITHIYNNDGPGDSVVAVEDFSLTVEPGEFVSVVGPSGCGKSTLLYIAGGFIDPTHGVIEVDGQPVNGPGTDRGIIFQEYALFPWMSVLENVTFGLKHVSDDSSEEIEATARRFINRVGLDGHEDKYPKELSGGMKQRVAIARTLAYDPDVLLMDEPFGALDDQTREILQDDLLDICEGTNKSIMFITHDIEEAAYLSDRIVVMSAHPGTNKEIIDVDIDRSIEHDAVFKTDAFLEATSKVRSSVHEEMVIGGHN, translated from the coding sequence ATGTCTACAGTCACGCTTGGCGACATCACCCACATCTACAACAACGATGGCCCCGGTGATTCAGTCGTCGCAGTCGAGGACTTTTCGCTGACGGTTGAGCCTGGTGAATTCGTCTCAGTTGTCGGACCGAGTGGCTGTGGCAAGAGTACGCTACTCTATATCGCCGGTGGATTCATCGACCCGACCCATGGAGTTATCGAGGTCGACGGTCAACCGGTGAACGGTCCTGGTACGGATCGGGGCATTATTTTTCAAGAGTACGCACTCTTCCCGTGGATGTCGGTCCTCGAAAACGTCACATTCGGTCTCAAGCACGTCAGCGACGACTCCAGCGAAGAAATCGAAGCGACCGCACGCCGGTTCATCAATCGCGTCGGTCTCGATGGCCACGAGGACAAGTATCCGAAAGAACTCTCGGGCGGGATGAAACAACGCGTCGCCATCGCCCGCACACTCGCGTACGATCCGGACGTTCTCCTCATGGACGAACCGTTCGGTGCACTCGACGATCAGACCCGTGAGATCCTCCAGGACGACCTCCTCGATATCTGTGAGGGGACGAATAAGTCAATCATGTTCATCACACACGACATCGAGGAGGCCGCGTATCTCTCCGACCGTATCGTCGTTATGAGCGCCCATCCAGGCACCAACAAAGAAATCATTGACGTGGACATCGACCGCTCGATCGAACACGACGCCGTGTTCAAGACCGATGCGTTCCTCGAGGCCACCAGCAAAGTACGGTCGTCAGTTCACGAAGAGATGGTCATCGGCGGCCACAACTGA
- the lpdA gene encoding dihydrolipoyl dehydrogenase → MVMGDVSTKTDVLVIGAGPGGYVAAIRAAQKGLDVTLVERTAVGGTCLNHGCIPSKALITGANVAEDARTAKNIGVSADIDVDLDTMVDWKDGIVDQLTGGVETLCEQNGIHLMEGLAIFADETTARLIHEGEGEGSESIDFDHAIVATGSRPIEIPGFSFGDTHVRDSKQMLALDSVPDELVVIGAGYIGMELSTAFAKLGADVTVVEMLDHVLPGYGQDVSRIVQQRAESLGIEFHFDCTAQGYEPDEDGVVVQTETDSEGAAELPATEVLVAVGREPVTDTVELEAAGVETDVDGFIVTDEQCRTSVDNIFAIGDVAGEPMLAHQAMYEGRVAAEVVAGEPAGCDARAIPAVVFTDPEIATVGMTEEEATNAGFETVTGRMPLRSSGRALTLDDTDGFVRIVADADHETILGAQLVAPEASELVAELGLAVELGATLTDVAGTIHAHPTLSEAVQEAVENALGCAIHTTN, encoded by the coding sequence ATGGTAATGGGAGACGTCTCAACGAAGACGGACGTACTGGTCATCGGTGCCGGTCCTGGCGGCTACGTTGCCGCCATTCGCGCCGCACAAAAGGGGCTCGACGTGACGCTCGTCGAGCGAACCGCCGTCGGGGGCACCTGTTTGAATCACGGCTGCATTCCCTCAAAGGCGCTTATCACAGGTGCTAACGTGGCGGAGGACGCCCGAACCGCCAAGAACATCGGCGTTTCGGCGGACATCGACGTTGACCTTGACACGATGGTCGACTGGAAAGACGGAATCGTCGACCAACTGACCGGCGGCGTCGAAACCCTCTGTGAACAGAACGGCATCCATCTCATGGAGGGACTAGCCATCTTCGCTGATGAGACCACGGCCAGGCTCATTCACGAGGGCGAAGGCGAGGGTTCAGAGTCAATCGACTTCGACCACGCTATAGTCGCGACTGGAAGCCGACCTATCGAGATCCCAGGTTTCTCCTTCGGCGACACGCACGTTCGTGATTCAAAACAGATGCTGGCACTGGACTCCGTCCCCGACGAACTCGTCGTCATCGGAGCCGGCTACATTGGAATGGAGTTGTCGACGGCGTTCGCGAAACTGGGCGCCGACGTAACAGTCGTCGAGATGCTAGATCACGTGCTTCCAGGATACGGACAGGACGTCAGCCGTATCGTTCAGCAGCGCGCCGAGAGTCTGGGCATCGAGTTCCACTTTGACTGTACCGCCCAGGGCTACGAACCCGACGAGGATGGTGTTGTCGTTCAGACCGAAACCGATTCTGAGGGTGCTGCTGAGCTCCCGGCTACCGAGGTACTCGTAGCAGTCGGGCGTGAGCCGGTGACCGACACCGTCGAACTCGAGGCCGCCGGCGTCGAAACTGACGTAGACGGTTTCATCGTGACTGACGAGCAGTGCCGAACGTCGGTCGACAACATCTTCGCCATCGGCGACGTTGCGGGCGAACCCATGCTAGCTCACCAGGCGATGTACGAGGGCCGCGTCGCCGCAGAGGTGGTCGCCGGCGAACCCGCGGGCTGTGACGCTCGAGCGATCCCGGCAGTCGTGTTTACGGACCCAGAAATCGCGACTGTAGGGATGACCGAGGAGGAAGCCACCAACGCTGGCTTCGAGACGGTCACCGGCCGAATGCCCCTGCGTTCGAGCGGGCGCGCACTCACGCTAGACGACACGGATGGGTTCGTCCGGATCGTTGCCGACGCCGATCACGAAACTATCCTGGGTGCGCAACTCGTCGCACCAGAGGCGTCGGAACTCGTGGCCGAACTCGGACTCGCTGTCGAACTCGGAGCGACGCTCACTGACGTGGCCGGGACGATCCATGCTCACCCCACGCTCTCGGAAGCAGTCCAGGAAGCCGTCGAGAACGCGCTTGGGTGCGCGATCCACACGACGAATTGA
- a CDS encoding SLC13 family permease — protein sequence MAILYGAPVDTSTAQLLAITVFCIALWITTPIPPAMTGLVCIGLIGVVFSPDLALTGFSSPTVWLVIFGLLLGEATRTSGLAHWGGQQVKALAWPTGTATLPARRAYGRLLAVSSGAAVVFAFLVPSALVRILTMAPILVTLGATFESERARIGIFLAPIMATFHVAPGIYTAGLPNIITTGIAESLGVPTVSWTAWTLQMFPIMGAGRAALAAAVVYILFRPTDSQSVAAPTETDDLLGTEKRMLAFLLIGVLVWSTDVFHGLHPLFGALVVVLLALLPGIGVVSFDDLADVDFSIVFFLGAVFAIAAGLTQTGFTETAARTLLAYVPTDGALWLVLALIFAISMGLTFLLEGLAVTSVLTPIVVSYAQRTGLPIEPILMIESVGVSTYLFPYQSVVLVAILGEDVVDAVTLIRTMAWISVLSIILLVPLQIALFTLLY from the coding sequence ATGGCGATCCTCTACGGTGCGCCTGTGGACACGTCAACTGCGCAGTTACTCGCCATCACGGTGTTCTGTATCGCATTGTGGATTACAACGCCGATCCCGCCCGCGATGACTGGGTTAGTCTGTATCGGACTCATCGGCGTCGTCTTCTCCCCGGACCTCGCCCTAACAGGGTTTAGTTCTCCGACAGTCTGGCTCGTGATCTTCGGGCTGTTGCTCGGCGAGGCGACGCGCACGAGCGGCCTCGCTCACTGGGGCGGCCAGCAGGTAAAGGCCCTCGCATGGCCTACGGGGACAGCGACGCTTCCAGCACGGCGCGCTTACGGACGGTTACTGGCGGTATCCAGCGGGGCAGCGGTTGTATTCGCCTTTCTCGTTCCGTCGGCGCTCGTTCGAATCCTGACGATGGCTCCCATCCTGGTCACACTCGGGGCGACGTTCGAATCCGAACGCGCTCGTATCGGCATTTTTCTGGCACCGATCATGGCTACCTTTCACGTCGCGCCTGGCATCTACACCGCCGGTCTCCCGAACATCATTACGACGGGCATCGCGGAATCGCTCGGCGTGCCAACGGTCTCCTGGACCGCCTGGACGCTCCAGATGTTCCCTATCATGGGAGCGGGACGCGCTGCCCTTGCGGCGGCGGTTGTCTACATCTTGTTCCGCCCGACGGACTCGCAGTCGGTCGCTGCACCAACCGAGACCGACGACTTGTTGGGCACCGAAAAGCGGATGTTGGCGTTTCTGCTGATCGGTGTCCTCGTTTGGAGTACTGACGTGTTCCACGGCCTCCATCCCTTGTTTGGTGCCCTTGTCGTTGTCCTCCTTGCTTTATTGCCGGGAATCGGCGTCGTGTCGTTCGACGATCTAGCCGATGTGGACTTTTCCATCGTCTTCTTTCTCGGAGCTGTCTTTGCGATCGCGGCGGGACTGACGCAAACGGGGTTCACCGAGACCGCGGCTCGAACGCTGTTAGCGTACGTCCCGACTGATGGGGCACTGTGGCTGGTGCTCGCGTTAATTTTCGCCATCAGCATGGGGCTGACCTTCCTACTCGAAGGACTCGCTGTGACCTCCGTATTGACACCCATCGTCGTATCATACGCCCAGCGTACGGGATTGCCGATCGAGCCGATTCTGATGATCGAATCGGTCGGCGTGAGTACATACTTATTCCCGTATCAGTCGGTCGTTCTCGTCGCGATACTGGGCGAAGACGTCGTCGATGCAGTCACACTCATTCGGACCATGGCCTGGATCTCGGTGTTGTCAATCATCTTGCTCGTCCCGTTGCAGATCGCCCTTTTCACATTGTTATACTGA
- a CDS encoding ABC transporter substrate-binding protein: MPDNVLENVGEEYEFEFVDVQSTPVVINSLGSDSADVGLLAYSSLANAIQNEMIPGGQSVIAPLTYDGPRYADTYNSTSGSSITDINGLDGNTLGVNGVGSAIDIAARVVLTRNDIDLDNVEFREVSFGAMPSTLSEGRVDVGTFIQPFFEMNSDDLQTVFDTTDAFGSFLKIFVTARDDFIDENDDAIRAFLGDLWTGIEWWKDDDNSETRLDIAEEVVELPRDLLEALVQTDRGYYHGEDGLAIDPEWLQKPIDGMAEVGFLDEEIDMSEYVDNSYLPEEANTEPTIE; this comes from the coding sequence ATGCCGGACAACGTCCTCGAGAACGTCGGGGAGGAATACGAGTTCGAGTTCGTCGATGTCCAGAGCACGCCAGTGGTGATCAATTCACTCGGCAGTGACTCGGCCGACGTGGGCCTCCTGGCGTACTCGTCGCTGGCCAACGCGATCCAGAACGAAATGATTCCCGGCGGACAGAGCGTCATCGCGCCGTTGACGTACGACGGCCCCCGATACGCCGATACGTACAACAGTACCTCAGGTTCGAGTATCACTGATATCAACGGCCTCGATGGTAACACACTGGGCGTCAACGGCGTCGGGTCAGCTATCGACATCGCGGCACGGGTCGTACTGACGCGCAACGATATCGACCTGGACAATGTCGAATTCCGGGAAGTCTCGTTCGGTGCGATGCCGAGTACGCTCTCGGAGGGCCGCGTCGATGTGGGAACCTTCATCCAACCGTTCTTCGAGATGAACAGTGACGACCTGCAAACTGTCTTCGACACGACAGACGCATTCGGTTCGTTCTTGAAGATTTTCGTGACCGCTCGGGACGACTTTATTGACGAGAACGACGACGCAATCCGCGCATTCCTCGGAGACCTCTGGACCGGAATCGAGTGGTGGAAAGACGACGACAACAGCGAGACCCGCCTCGACATCGCTGAAGAAGTCGTCGAACTGCCGCGCGACCTACTCGAAGCGCTCGTCCAGACAGACCGCGGCTACTATCACGGCGAAGATGGGCTAGCGATCGATCCCGAGTGGTTGCAAAAACCCATCGACGGGATGGCTGAAGTAGGGTTCCTGGACGAAGAGATCGACATGTCCGAGTACGTTGACAACTCCTACCTGCCTGAGGAAGCCAACACAGAACCGACGATCGAGTAA
- a CDS encoding ABC transporter permease, translating into MHSARDQATSPQNLRAKLRRFYYHHRVIRSFTKFVPILVLLGLWEVGSGTVVTSDVLPPFSATVPEIIALTQSPEFFTHLLDTIFRGLAGLFIAIAIAVPTGMAMGRSERVSRTLNPVVSLTYPLPKSPLIPLLVFWLGMGHLSRIMLAVVGSLLPILISAYNGAENIQKELLWVSKSLGLSPLEETYKVMIPAALPTILTGVRIGMIFSFIIVISSEMIMSNTGLGVLVVQFGQYGQYASVFATVFWITVLVAGLDRVYLAVSNYLLRWSDQEVGGI; encoded by the coding sequence ATGCACTCAGCACGAGACCAGGCAACGAGCCCGCAGAACCTGCGGGCCAAACTCCGACGGTTCTACTACCACCACAGGGTTATTCGCTCGTTCACGAAGTTCGTCCCGATCCTCGTCCTCCTCGGGCTCTGGGAAGTCGGGTCCGGTACAGTCGTTACCTCGGACGTGCTTCCCCCGTTCTCTGCGACCGTTCCCGAAATCATCGCACTTACCCAATCACCGGAGTTTTTCACCCATCTGCTGGATACAATATTCCGAGGGCTCGCCGGGCTCTTTATTGCCATCGCCATTGCTGTTCCGACCGGGATGGCGATGGGACGTAGCGAACGCGTTTCCCGAACGCTAAACCCAGTGGTGAGTCTGACTTATCCCCTCCCAAAATCACCGTTGATTCCGCTACTGGTGTTCTGGCTAGGTATGGGGCATCTCTCCCGGATTATGCTTGCAGTTGTGGGCTCACTGTTGCCAATCCTCATCAGCGCGTACAATGGCGCCGAGAACATCCAAAAGGAATTGCTCTGGGTCTCGAAGTCGCTCGGCTTGTCGCCACTCGAGGAGACCTACAAGGTAATGATTCCAGCGGCGTTGCCGACCATTCTCACCGGGGTACGCATTGGGATGATCTTCTCATTCATCATCGTCATCTCTTCTGAGATGATCATGTCGAATACCGGTCTGGGCGTGTTGGTCGTCCAATTCGGACAGTACGGTCAATACGCGAGCGTGTTCGCGACCGTCTTCTGGATTACGGTCCTCGTAGCCGGTCTCGACCGTGTATATCTAGCCGTATCTAACTACCTGCTCCGCTGGAGTGACCAGGAGGTAGGCGGCATATGA
- a CDS encoding universal stress protein, whose translation MYEIIAGIDSNENRGVAQAKKIAAIPMDPDTVHVTLVHVFEDKADPAVSARNVASVHRAAQILEDAGIETTIVEADGNPVTALLEETAERAADLIVVAGRKRTPTGKALFGSVTQRVILNSDYPVLVVTE comes from the coding sequence GTGTACGAAATCATCGCTGGAATCGATAGCAACGAGAACCGTGGAGTAGCTCAAGCAAAGAAGATTGCTGCGATACCAATGGATCCGGATACCGTTCACGTGACGTTAGTGCACGTCTTCGAGGACAAAGCGGATCCAGCGGTGTCTGCCAGGAACGTAGCCTCGGTACATCGTGCAGCCCAAATTTTGGAAGACGCGGGTATCGAAACGACGATTGTAGAAGCTGACGGGAATCCCGTGACGGCTCTCCTCGAAGAGACAGCTGAGCGAGCGGCCGATTTGATCGTCGTAGCCGGTCGCAAACGCACGCCAACGGGCAAAGCGCTGTTCGGAAGCGTGACTCAACGCGTTATTCTCAATAGCGATTATCCGGTACTGGTTGTGACAGAGTGA